In a single window of the Nocardiopsis composta genome:
- a CDS encoding MarR family winged helix-turn-helix transcriptional regulator, with amino-acid sequence MSDDDGLEVAALLLSAAGSLVGRINEGVTGRGFTGLRPAHGFAFVRLSRGGASAAELAEHLGVTKQAAGQMIDELERKGYVRRGPHPTDARARLVVLTEKGWACTRAAEEAAAEALAEWRAELGGRRLAELRRSLGEVARPGPVRPAW; translated from the coding sequence ATGAGCGATGACGATGGCCTGGAGGTCGCGGCGCTGCTCCTCTCCGCCGCGGGATCCCTGGTAGGGCGGATCAATGAAGGGGTGACCGGTCGGGGGTTCACCGGGCTGAGGCCGGCGCACGGCTTCGCCTTCGTGCGGCTCTCCCGCGGTGGTGCTTCGGCCGCGGAGCTGGCCGAGCACCTCGGGGTGACCAAGCAGGCCGCCGGGCAGATGATCGACGAGCTGGAGCGGAAGGGGTACGTCCGCCGCGGTCCGCACCCCACCGACGCCCGGGCGCGGCTGGTGGTGCTGACCGAGAAGGGGTGGGCCTGCACCCGCGCCGCGGAGGAGGCCGCGGCCGAGGCGCTCGCCGAATGGCGTGCGGAGCTCGGCGGCCGGCGCCTCGCCGAGCTCCGGCGGAGCCTGGGAGAGGTCGCCCGGCCGGGGCCCGTCAGGCCGGCCTGGTGA
- a CDS encoding SixA phosphatase family protein yields MSGRLVILRHAKAEHGTGGDDHARRLTEKGRAQARAVGRRLAEAGLLPDRAICSTAARTRETLELALAEMPDGPASGFEADYEDAAYGAGVDTLFDLVNVVPQEVGTLLLVGHNPAVAQLASSFVDGGTFVSFPPASVAVVSLEVDWLYAAPGTGTGYLLEG; encoded by the coding sequence GTGAGCGGGCGGCTGGTGATCCTCCGCCACGCGAAGGCGGAGCACGGCACCGGCGGCGACGACCACGCGCGCCGCCTCACCGAGAAGGGCCGCGCCCAGGCGCGCGCGGTGGGCCGGCGGCTGGCCGAGGCCGGCCTCCTCCCGGACCGGGCGATCTGCTCGACCGCGGCGCGCACCCGGGAGACCCTGGAACTCGCCCTGGCGGAGATGCCCGACGGCCCGGCCTCCGGCTTCGAGGCCGACTACGAGGACGCCGCCTACGGCGCCGGCGTGGACACCCTCTTCGACCTCGTCAACGTCGTTCCCCAGGAAGTGGGAACCCTGCTCCTGGTCGGACACAACCCGGCGGTGGCCCAGCTCGCCTCCTCGTTCGTCGACGGGGGAACCTTCGTCTCCTTCCCGCCGGCGTCGGTGGCGGTGGTCTCCCTGGAGGTCGACTGGCTCTACGCGGCCCCGGGCACCGGAACCGGCTACCTGCTGGAGGGCTGA
- a CDS encoding cupin domain-containing protein, with amino-acid sequence MPVVRSSDAIVHEMHGSRFTAFANPSTGSGELCAWRVDVPANTRGTAHTITREEVFLVTEGELQLTIDDQSEALSEGDVAIAPARSTLRLDNLSDAPAAAWVTTSVGLAGVLPDGSVISPPWAG; translated from the coding sequence ATGCCCGTAGTCCGCTCTTCCGACGCAATCGTCCACGAGATGCACGGCAGCAGGTTCACGGCCTTCGCCAACCCGTCCACGGGCAGCGGCGAGCTCTGCGCCTGGCGTGTGGACGTCCCCGCGAACACTCGGGGAACCGCTCACACCATCACCCGCGAAGAGGTCTTCCTCGTCACCGAGGGGGAGCTGCAGCTGACCATCGACGACCAGAGCGAGGCGCTGTCCGAAGGCGACGTCGCCATCGCGCCGGCCCGCTCGACCCTCCGCCTCGACAACCTCTCGGATGCCCCGGCCGCCGCCTGGGTGACCACCAGTGTCGGCCTGGCCGGGGTACTGCCCGACGGATCGGTCATCAGCCCGCCCTGGGCCGGCTGA